The proteins below come from a single Longimicrobiaceae bacterium genomic window:
- a CDS encoding nicotinate-nucleotide--dimethylbenzimidazole phosphoribosyltransferase: LVLGALGLRPLLELDLRLGEGSGAALALPLVDAACALLRDVRTFREAGIEEPLDERGVL, encoded by the coding sequence CCCTGGTGCTCGGGGCCCTCGGCCTCCGCCCGCTGCTGGAGCTGGACCTCCGCCTCGGCGAGGGCTCCGGCGCGGCCCTCGCGCTCCCGCTGGTGGACGCCGCCTGTGCCCTCCTGCGCGACGTGCGCACCTTTCGCGAGGCCGGCATCGAGGAGCCGCTGGACGAGCGCGGCGTCCTCTGA
- a CDS encoding dienelactone hydrolase family protein has product MSSTLARSVLLPVLLLLGACAPRATVADEHAGHAMPVADTARASAVAALDPALPAGAEEARARLAASPRHGEWVTVRTGPADSVRAWVVYPERAERAPVVLVVHEIFGLSDWIRAVADQLAADGFIAIAPDLLTMQRIPAGPTGEPNPDSARARIRALEPADVHRQLRAVAEYGMARPAALPQYGIVGFCWGGAVAFAHATRVRGLGAAVVYYGTSPEPPELAAVTAPVLGLYGENDARVNATVPPADSAMRALGKTFEPHFFAGAGHGFLRQQSGQDGANLAATRQAWPLTVAWFRRYLEPGQAPR; this is encoded by the coding sequence ATGTCCAGCACACTCGCCCGTTCCGTCCTCCTCCCCGTGCTCCTGCTCCTCGGCGCCTGCGCCCCGCGCGCCACCGTGGCGGACGAGCACGCCGGCCACGCGATGCCGGTGGCCGACACCGCGAGGGCCAGCGCCGTCGCCGCGCTGGACCCGGCCCTCCCCGCCGGGGCGGAGGAGGCGCGCGCCCGGCTGGCCGCCTCCCCGCGGCACGGCGAGTGGGTGACGGTGCGCACCGGACCGGCCGACAGCGTCCGCGCCTGGGTGGTGTACCCGGAGCGCGCCGAGCGGGCGCCGGTGGTGCTGGTGGTCCACGAGATCTTCGGCCTCAGCGACTGGATCCGCGCCGTCGCCGACCAGCTCGCCGCGGACGGCTTCATCGCCATCGCGCCGGACCTGCTGACCATGCAGCGGATCCCGGCCGGTCCCACCGGCGAGCCGAACCCGGATTCCGCCCGCGCCCGGATCCGCGCCCTGGAGCCCGCCGACGTGCACCGGCAGCTGCGCGCCGTCGCCGAGTACGGGATGGCCCGCCCGGCGGCGCTCCCGCAGTACGGCATCGTCGGCTTCTGCTGGGGCGGCGCGGTGGCGTTCGCGCACGCCACCCGGGTCCGCGGGCTGGGCGCGGCGGTGGTGTACTACGGCACCTCCCCCGAGCCCCCGGAGCTGGCGGCGGTGACCGCCCCGGTCCTGGGCCTGTACGGCGAGAACGACGCGCGCGTCAACGCCACCGTTCCCCCCGCGGACTCGGCCATGCGCGCGCTGGGGAAGACCTTCGAGCCGCACTTCTTCGCCGGCGCGGGACACGGCTTTCTCCGCCAGCAGAGCGGCCAGGACGGCGCCAACCTCGCCGCCACCCGGCAGGCGTGGCCGCTCACCGTGGCCTGGTTCCGCCGGTACCTGGAGCCGGGGCAGGCCCCCCGCTGA